From the genome of Branchiostoma lanceolatum isolate klBraLanc5 chromosome 11, klBraLanc5.hap2, whole genome shotgun sequence:
ggaatactagtacatactAAAGCTGCAGTAGTTTAGTAATTGTAATTTGATTACCCTAAAGAGCATATTGGAGTATGGCAGCAGCATGTTGTTGGTGTGTGTAACAGGCATACACCGCACTACAACATTGCGCTCATGACAATGATCTGAATTGCCTGtataatgctacggtcacaattggaatacGGGATGTTTTTTCCAATTTCGGGCGTGATCCCTACTTGGACCCATGGGACGCCCTGTGGCGACTAGGCTAATTTTGGGCATGGCCGGGCCCCGGAATTTTTTGAAATTCGGAGTTAAAATCGATCCTGGACCCGGTGACAAATaggcgccgtgagctaatcgttaGAACACCAAGAGGTACCCCTGTATCCGGTTGTCTACCGAGACAAAGTTGTAGcgccggggcccggccagggctacaccccctacggacACCGGctcaattgtgaccgtagcaacTGGAGAAGAAAACTACAGTTGCTGCAGCCTGCTCTGCCGGATTTGTTGCAGCAGGTTCCCGCCGGCCACGGCCGAGGCTGCCGCGGTCCCCTCATCGGTAGGCATCCGCGAGGCATAGGGGACATTTGGGGGCGTCAGCTGGATACCCGTACCATTCTATATGGACAGAGTGTAGTTGTTATGGTACTTTATGAATCAGTATCAATGATATATGCTATGGTATTTTACACGTTTGCCTTATTTATGGTATCAGTATTGCACAAACCacgttacatgtattgcaaAGGTTTGACAGAATCTGTCCTTGGACAACCAAAATGTGGTACTTCTGGATGTCCAAGATTATATTGTACAAAGTCTTTTGTAACGATGGGAATGTAGCGGGAAAAGGCATACAATTTCACATTTCAGCATATTGTTTCTCATATCTATACTCATATATGACTGTAGATATCTTTCTGTACAGTCGGCACAAGCTGGATGATATCTCCATAGATATCTCCAAATCGggcgtcatccatataatcaaatcaacatggccttacagcTAGTGTTGCCAAAAATGACTGTTGTGAGACTACCTCTGTCATGCTGACGTAGTGGCGGGGGGAGGGTCCGGGGCCGCCGGGGATGTTGGGCAGGCGCGGCAGGGTGATGACGGCCACCCGGTCCTCGGGAGGCGTGCCCTGTCCCACTGCGTCTCCGGGGACGGGAGGCTTCGTGCGAAAACAGCTGAGGACCACCACAGACTGCGAATATGAGACAGAACATTGTTAGCTATTTctctctactctccaagcagaggttgggttttgGCTTCTTTTTAGATGTTTTGGCTTTCGTgcccggcaaaaacgcctaaaagatgTCAAAGACGAGTCAAAcccaatctctgcttggagagtgattTCTCTCTTCTTTGTATCAATAGCCAATGCTATTCACGTGAATGTCAGCTGGTGTCCATTGTACGGAAGTGCTGTCCTCCTTACATGTAATCGAAAAAGATGTTCAGTtgttctgtccttagtgctgaacgccTTCCCACTTGACAacagatctgtccttggtgctgaacgccatcaaCACTTGTGAATAGatctgttcttggtgctgaacactagtCAGTAGAtgtgtccttggtgttgaacgccatccacacttGTCAgtagatctgtccttggtgctaaacgcCACCAACACTTGTGAAtagttctgtccttggtgctgaacgccaccAACACTTCTGAAtagttctgtccttggtgctgaacgcatCCACGGTTGTCAgtagatctgtccttggtgctgaaaaccatcTACACTTGTGAATAGTGCTGCTATTGGCGCTGGACACCATCCAAACTTGTCAGTTGATCTGTCCTAATGGATGAGCGCCGTCGATGTGGAGCGTGAAGgatctgttgtttttattgttggGTATCAAACAAACACTTTACATATTGGAAGACAGGTGGAAATGATACCTACCAGATACACGGCGATCGCGGCCCCCAAGATGCTTCCGCCCAGGACGTCCACGGCGTGGCTGCGGTACTCCGTCACCCGGCTGGCGGCGCTCAGGAACGCCAAGGCCAGAAGCCCCATCACCAGCAGCGGCTGGATCAGCCTGGTGCCCCGCAGACACAGCGCGGAGGACGCGTACAGCTAGGGGGTTAGGGGTAGTTTAATGTTAGTTTCTTACTAAATGTGGCTAAGCTAAGTCTAGTGGCAGTTAGGATATCCAGTGTAACAGTGTATCGACATGTGTCTGTGCAAAGTTACATACGGCCTAAGTGCCTAGTTCAGGGACTGGCCACTTGCTGGTCTCGGTACTGTTCGTCCATGTTGCCCTGTCCCGAGCCATAGCTGCTGTTATCTAAGTTACTTAAGTGTGTTAAGTAACAGCTGCTACAGAACTACTTCAAGTGTCCTAAACGGGGTGTATCATTTACGTACTTACCGCCATGAAAACAGCGGCGTACCAACTCAGGGTGGCGTGAAGAGACGGAAAGGACCGCCTGTGTGGGAATAAGTCGTCCAGGCGTCATTTCGCAGACATGTTTAATTTATTTGTAAGTTATTGAATACAGATTCGACAAAAGACCATTAGAAAGATGCAGGGGAGGTGCCGTATGGCAAAGAAGTTTGCTTCTCAACAGTTCGATAGACAGATAGATGCatatggatagatggatggatagatagatagatagatgattTTAGCAAAACTAATGTTATTCGTTTATAAGCATAAGTAAAATGCGTTTGTGGCGTCGAATGACCAAGTGAATAGGCTGGCGAACTCGAGATCATGAGGTAACatgttcgattcctggcatttctgattggacacgactttcctcactccaccgaggtgtaaaatgggtacctgacttcggttgaacTCAAACAAGCCAATGGGACGACTTCTACCTTTACAGTTTACCTTAGATACGTTCAGAAATACCCACCGTGCGTTATAGACGTCCTCAGCCTGCCCAGCGCAGATGTCGTCTGTGATGAAAGTGGCGGGAACGCAGGAAGGGCCGTCCGGGGAGGCGGCGACCACGGGCAGGAGGGTGTAGTTCGGGCTGCAGGCGGACAGGAAATAGGGGGCCAAACTTCCGGTCATCACCTGGCCCAGTCCACACAGGACCAGCGCAGAGCAGCCTCCAAAGAGATGAAGGCCTGGGAACAATGGGATTAAGTTTATAGTTATCATCTTGAACTATGTCTATTGTTTTAACGTActtagtcaaacctgtactataACTAGCGACTGCCTGTACGTAAAGACTACCTGGGCATTGTGGCCACCTCTCAGTGGTCTCACTGGGCCGCGCCTGTTTGTGACAATAATTGCGATAACTGTGCGAATTTTGGCAAATTTTCCCTTGCGAccacactgacgtgcgacgcatTTGCGTATGAAGCTCATATAAGCAGGCTATTGGAAATCGCAGGGTTggcactgaattaaaaaccaatgtgcaATGATTGAAACGCATCTTCAAATTCGTAATTTCAGGTTGACAAATTGGTGCCTATTGGCGCCTTTTTGCGCGACTCAGTGAGATAACAGCTTTACAGTAATCTTGTCTATAGCTACCACCTTCCTACTGTGGCCATTTTCTTGGTGGTCCCTATGGGCAGATCGACAGGTTTCAATGACAAAATTATAACACATCAACTGTGAAACGACATGCGAATGGATGAAGAACGGTCAAACATTACCGGTAAACTTGACCAGTCGGCGTAGGAAGGTGGGCACGCCCTGCTGGCCTGCAGTACCGGTCTGATCCCGCATGGCGCCCAGACCCAACTGGTACAGCACAGGACTCAGCTCACCCACTAGAATCTGTAACGGTTTCAGTTGTTCTCGATTCAGTCTTATTTGTAGACAATTTAAAGGAAAGATGGAAGAGAGGAGGATTTCGGGGCGTTATAAGATAGGTGTTATGATAACCCCCTATTAGACAATAATCAGGATTTCAGAAAAACGATTTCTTGAAGACatatacaactagagttccacgaacacattatcttcgccaaataatcaaggcttattatggaaagtgatgaatatttacgtgcttatcaccccctgcaaatttgatcatgcaccataccatttggacgttatgattgggcgaatgagtccagtctagatagggttaaaaatcatttggtggtacaggattagtatatgtgtagagtgtgctgatatatgttaacaactggtcatgaaaaaatgtgagtatgttgatattatatgggccacaaaggttcgatatggcagtgttgaaagttgaaagtgattatgaaatagtacagtcaatatgaatagaataaatctggcacgttttaggtgtttttagtcaggctttctattttgtccctatttcggtatgtcgccaaccgtgctgaacaaaaatgcttaaactgaatgcgtcaaaaaccagcaggacccacacctctgcttggagaatagtttatttatttgacctacatgtacgtttatgcaaggctatctgtttacatgacctgacactgtcccatgtcccattgaaaggcagtgggttaaaaAACTTtcctgactaattatgcaaattagctccttatttgcataattagtcattgataatgtaaagcaccacccgagctctctacataccaaacatcacgacgatctgtcgaccccttctcaagttattcatgtccgaaggtcaaaacaaaaacacccactgcagttcttaacaagccgctagggggccaaaatttacagaacttactttctgtggcatgaactatctaccacacaaaaatcatgaccatagcactttcagaaaatatgcccctaaattttgaagctctgctgcagtacctttggtacccgctagaaggcccattatcaaacttgaccttcctttctgtaaatcctacccatccactaaatatcatacagatccatcaacagcttcttgagttatgttgtccacaagaaaattcacatccacacaaagcccgctgcagtaccgacggaaaataccaggggaaccatttttgaacttgacctccgtttctacaacatctacacacctgcaaaaaatcatgaagatccatcaacgtttccgtcactttttttgcctacatacaaacacaaaaaaatgcaaagtctgctgcagtactattgaaaaacgcaaggtaaaccattttcgaacttgaccttcctttacacaaccactacacacctaccaaaaatcataaagattcattgaagttttcttgagttatgctcctgacatacattcagacccacccaacagatttttcaaccgaaaacataatcttctccgagtacaagtactcggcgaagataatgagtCCACTAAAGCTCTAAGTCGTATTGAGACGTAATGTTACCATACAGATCATCTTTTTTTCTGGGATTAGCTACATACACTAATTTTGATAAGTTATTCTACCATGAGAAACGATTGTAGTCATTGCAATGCTTACCAGAAGTACGGGAGCCCCGAACGCCATAGCGTACAGGACCGGCCACGGCACGGCCTCGCTCGGGCCGGCGAACGGTTTGGACAGGGCGAGGTCCTGGCAGATGAAGCCCTGCTGCACCACGGGGATGATCTCGGTAAAGTGCAAGAGATAGGCAAGAGTCACCAGCCCACCGAACAGGAACAACTGgcaagaaaaaatgaaaagcGTTACCACAGGGATGTCTCCAGGACTCGTAGGATACATGAAAGGATACATACGGAAAAAAATTCCCCACAAAAATCTGGACTGTCACAAAATTGATGAAATGTATTCTTGTAAGCTTAAAACGACAAATTTGATAACGGAAATCGACaaaatgggctcccaaacaatgagaagGACGGAAAAAAATAAAGCCGGAGACAGCCCTGCGTTACCGACGCCCAACTCGATAGCCTCTTTTGCAGACCTTCTAGGTGCGgtcggtgttttttttttttttggaaagcgGCGATTTTCTACATGTGAAGGGCCAAGTTCTCTTCTGCCGGGAGATATCTAGGAGCTCGCATACGTAATCTTcgagcagatctatcggtggcaagaaagtatcaaaagggccaacctgtTTGAGTGATTTctcaggtgtttttttttttcatacggGATGGTCCTTTTTCATACTGTCTTTCCACCGATAGatcagcttggagattagccgATACGATCTCTCTAAATCTATACCGATGAAGGTTCTACcagtatatatgtacattgtctGTTAGCCAGTGTTCCATCCAACTAGCTTCTCATAAAGTTGGTAAGAAAGTGCAGGGAACACCCACCTCTATGACACCTACCTCCAGCCAACACAGGCACGGCAGCGCGCTGTTCCCCATGGTCGCGGACGGCTTCTGTTCCGTGTACGTAGGCATGTCCCACAAGCTAAGACCGCCTCCTCACGATTTCTGTACCGGTAGCGGATAAAGTACAAAACCGCCTCCTCGTGATTTCTGTAGCGGTACTGGATCAAGGTACTAAACCGTCTCCTCTCTGTACCGCTACGGGATGAGCGCCGAGGCTAAGGCCGAAAGGGAAGAGATTCAGGGGGCTACTCAGGTATACTACAGAATGACGGCCCCAAAACTGGGATTTAAAACAATGGGATGGCTTTGAAAAAACACTGTCCGAAGACGTTGCCCGAAATAACCCTGCACGTCGTAGGCCAAGAGGGGCTAAAATCTAAGGTAAGGTCTGTATAAGTAACCACGGTCCATTTCGCACGTCTTCTTCTCTGCACGACGTCTGGTCGGGATGACAGTGGAATTGGAAAGCTTTCAACAGCAAATTACCACAGCCAGCAGTTAAATGTGCACGTAACAGCCATTTACACCGAGGGGATTAGCGCTAATATAAATATCTTACTACATCATTGGAGCATCAATCCTTCCATTCTACACATATtcaacattttctatatctctGTATATTCTCTGTGTGTGCCCTTTTAACTTTACTGTATGCACAGCGTATCAGCTATTTTGTTCCTTTTGGGGGCAAACACTGAGGTAGAAATGTGCACCGTCTTTCGATAGTGTCAACAGAATTGTGTTTTACATCTATTTGTGGGTGCGAAAGGAATCTGATGGAGCCATTTCCTTTGTAATTGTGGCGCAAATTGTAGTAAAAAGCTTTTTCATCTCGCTAACGAGTTCTGTCATCATTGGTAGAGACAGATGGGGATTACGCATCCAGGGAGGACGCGGATTGGTTTGTGGGTTGACCTGTTGACTTGATGGTTAGAATTAGACAGCCCAGAAAAAGGTTCAAAGGGAGAAAGAGCGGATTCCACTTGCCACACTATGAAATAAAAAGGCTAAAAATCGGACAACGGTTGGTTTAAGAGTATGGAGAATGAACCTAGTAGCTAGCTAAAAAAGAAATACTTGCGATCGAATGCAAAGTACTTTCTTCATCTTTCTCGATGTCATCTCGAAAACACTCAGACGCTTGCACCACTTTATAGCATCATAAGTTACCTTTATATCATTTAGTCGCTCTTATATGTTATGAACTCTTTGACTATTTCACACAATGAAATTACAAGAATCGAGAGCAGTTGGCTGGGAACAGTCTCCAGGCGCAAATTGACTCCGGCcgaaacaaacatcgtaatcccgCCCATACAGTCTCAAAACAATCTCTACTATTCCCCACTGTTTACGCCTCGCTGACGTGCACAGGAGAATGTCTACGGCTTTGTCAAATtctgtgacgcactactttgGACCCGAACTAATATTGATcgcggagaaatactgtgttatGCTACCTTTACCCACGGAACACGGACGTATTACATAACAGAACTGTCTGAAGCCCGTCGTGCAAACTACTTGCCTCTCCAGCAAAGAGAACAGCGTGCTTAGTGTATGGGGAATCCCTTTTCAGCAGACTGAGTACACAGTTGTTTTAGTGTACAAACAAAGTAACTagctttttcaacaaaaatttgGTGACCAGAGTCCATGCTCTGAGATGGACTAACTCAGGTACAAAGGAAATCCGATCTCAGGTATGAATTTTGGAGATAATTCTTGatctcatgtgttttttttattactgtGTGTCCTTTTTATCAACGTTATCGCTGCATTGTTAAAACCGAATACCATCAAGACTGGTGTGTATAAGTACCCATGCACGTACACTCAACAGTTAACTAACGTTACCGATCTGAACGCTATGTTTGACTTCGTTTCCACGAAaccaaaatgttacatgttttccTCCACCTCCGTTTCCTTTCTGCATATTAGTTGTTTGTGcattgaaatactagtagctatACCATTGTGATATACAATTTGGACATAATTTGTAGCACTCACAGAGACCTGCATTCCTGTCTCGCTCTCCAATACATGacacagtactacatgtaacatacaaatatttcaatcgTTAGCTGTTGATGCCATCAACTTCGACAGAATTTCTGACTTTgcagtctttaaaaagaaaggCTTAGTCTATAACACAATAGTAATACTTTTTGTAACCTTGTCGGACATTGGACTCTTGTCGGACATTGGACCCCGACCGTTACCGTACTACTATAGTCAGGTTAAGGTCCGGACTTGGACCTGATCCTTTTGACCTGAACCGGGCGGCCTGTATCGGAATTTTCTGCACCAGCATCCACTCACCcctagtatatacatgtattgtttaatGTCCTTGAAATTACAGCGAGGATTTCCTAGGTCATTTACCACCACTCGGTCATTTTCAGCCGAACGTGTCCGACAGCagaacaaacatggcggccatTCTGACCTTCATCGTCACCGCCTGTCTGATCTCTCAATACAATACTGCAGGTAAAAACGTCTGTACCGTGGCAGACAGGTACAAAGTGCGACACACCGACTTTTGCTGTGTGTCGCGCAGCTTTCAAGTCCGTGTGTCGCGCAGCAAAAGTCGATGTGTCCACAGCAAAAGTCGGCGTGTCGCGCTTTGTACCTGTCGGCTATAGTACTTCTGACATATATTTTATATAAAGAATAGCTACAAACATTTATACGTTAGTAAAATAAGATGTATGGTGTAGGCAGCTTTGGAGCATTACAACTGATTTGGTGCTTTATTCAGTTTTCGTATTGTCGTATTCAAATAATTTCATTACTTACATGCACTTCGCAAATGAAATAGCACCCTAAGAAGTAATCAGATGTTTTATGGTATTacgtgtaaggaaaatggagaAATCAAGTTGTTGTGCTGCTGCACTATTTTACAAATCATTTCTCATAGGAAAATGCATGAGTACATTTTGTGTTACATCTATTCGTTAATTGGCGCGAtgttcatgtccttggtgctgaacacggtGATATATTTACAATGGGGAACAACATTTTGGCTTTTATCAATGTTTCTTGACTCACACGTTTCCATATATGTTCCCATAGCTTCCAACAATCCCGTGGGTTACTTTAGCAGGCAGCAGGACACATTCTTGATGAACAGCACAACTCTGGAGTTTATCAATACCGGCTTAATTAGATGTGCTATGCTATGCGTCCAGGTATGTCTCAGTCTGTCTTACAGATTGTATGAGGTTGTATCCAATTATTCCCTGGCCTGAATCCTTCTCCTTTTCTGAATTTAGTTTATGACAATGTTTATTAATATACTTTGAGTTTCTAAGGCTGTATGATTTGGTTTTCCTAAGTCATAGATATATGCATTGTTTAAGTTGCCACGGCAGGCAGATatcttggttgtataaaaagaaaTTTGATAACAAATGATTACCTTGTGCCTCTGGACTTAGGGAGGCCCATACACAATTTCAGTATAAAATACCTATATTGGAGTTCACATAAGGTGTACTTACATTTCTACT
Proteins encoded in this window:
- the LOC136444452 gene encoding phospholipid phosphatase-related protein type 5-like isoform X1, producing the protein MPTYTEQKPSATMGNSALPCLCWLEVGVIELFLFGGLVTLAYLLHFTEIIPVVQQGFICQDLALSKPFAGPSEAVPWPVLYAMAFGAPVLLILVGELSPVLYQLGLGAMRDQTGTAGQQGVPTFLRRLVKFTGLHLFGGCSALVLCGLGQVMTGSLAPYFLSACSPNYTLLPVVAASPDGPSCVPATFITDDICAGQAEDVYNARRSFPSLHATLSWYAAVFMALYASSALCLRGTRLIQPLLVMGLLALAFLSAASRVTEYRSHAVDVLGGSILGAAIAVYLSVVVLSCFRTKPPVPGDAVGQGTPPEDRVAVITLPRLPNIPGGPGPSPRHYVSMTENGTGIQLTPPNVPYASRMPTDEGTAAASAVAGGNLLQQIRQSRLQQL
- the LOC136444452 gene encoding phospholipid phosphatase-related protein type 5-like isoform X2; protein product: MPTYTEQKPSATMGNSALPCLCWLELFLFGGLVTLAYLLHFTEIIPVVQQGFICQDLALSKPFAGPSEAVPWPVLYAMAFGAPVLLILVGELSPVLYQLGLGAMRDQTGTAGQQGVPTFLRRLVKFTGLHLFGGCSALVLCGLGQVMTGSLAPYFLSACSPNYTLLPVVAASPDGPSCVPATFITDDICAGQAEDVYNARRSFPSLHATLSWYAAVFMALYASSALCLRGTRLIQPLLVMGLLALAFLSAASRVTEYRSHAVDVLGGSILGAAIAVYLSVVVLSCFRTKPPVPGDAVGQGTPPEDRVAVITLPRLPNIPGGPGPSPRHYVSMTENGTGIQLTPPNVPYASRMPTDEGTAAASAVAGGNLLQQIRQSRLQQL